The Burkholderia cepacia ATCC 25416 genome includes a window with the following:
- a CDS encoding SRPBCC family protein, with protein sequence MEIHSQWTFDCRPEHVWPHFLHARMDDTRPLLFRLGVPKPVSCRVLEGVPAVGNTRQCTTDRGTIDQRILVLDEHRRLRYRMVASTVWCRNWVGLLEDEFTLTPVEGGRTRVERRTVFSARGLFRPVRQIGLWLALRQAHRYAARNWRRLAMAAQGRAGAMEAVR encoded by the coding sequence GTGGAAATTCATTCGCAGTGGACGTTCGATTGCCGGCCCGAGCATGTCTGGCCGCATTTCCTCCATGCCCGGATGGACGACACGCGGCCGTTGCTGTTCCGCCTCGGCGTGCCGAAGCCGGTCAGCTGCCGCGTGCTCGAAGGCGTGCCGGCCGTCGGCAACACGCGGCAGTGCACGACCGATCGCGGCACCATCGACCAACGGATTCTCGTGCTCGACGAGCATCGCCGGCTGCGTTACCGGATGGTGGCGTCGACGGTGTGGTGTCGCAACTGGGTCGGCCTGCTGGAAGACGAATTCACGCTGACACCGGTGGAAGGCGGCAGGACGCGCGTCGAACGGCGCACCGTGTTCAGCGCGCGTGGCCTCTTCAGGCCGGTTCGGCAGATCGGGCTGTGGCTCGCGTTGCGGCAGGCGCACCGGTATGCGGCCCGCAACTGGCGGCGTCTCGCGATGGCGGCGCAGGGACGGGCGGGTGCGATGGAGGCAGTGCGCTAG
- a CDS encoding haloacid dehalogenase type II, producing MTNPAEIKALVFDVFGTIVDWRSGVARGAAAFLDRHAPALDPFEFADTWRAEYSPSMEEIRSGRRRYVRLDVLHRENLVRTLDRYGIVDVPDADIDALNLAWHSLDPWPDAVAALQRLKRRYIIAPLSNGNIRLMVDVAKRAGLPWDAILGAEVVRAYKPSPQVYSDTVEILGIEPAELCLVAAHNGDLAAARRQGLSTAFVLRPTEHGPGQTTDLRAVDQWDFDVKDLNELADRLGCPG from the coding sequence ATGACGAACCCTGCCGAAATCAAGGCGCTCGTTTTCGATGTATTCGGAACGATCGTCGACTGGAGAAGCGGCGTCGCACGCGGCGCCGCCGCGTTCCTCGATCGCCACGCACCCGCACTCGACCCGTTCGAATTCGCCGATACGTGGCGGGCCGAATATTCGCCGTCGATGGAAGAAATCCGCAGCGGGCGCCGCCGCTACGTGCGGCTCGACGTCCTGCATCGCGAGAACCTCGTGCGCACGCTCGACCGCTACGGAATCGTCGACGTGCCCGACGCCGACATCGACGCACTCAACCTCGCGTGGCACAGCCTCGACCCGTGGCCCGACGCCGTCGCGGCGCTGCAGCGTCTGAAGCGACGCTACATCATCGCGCCGCTGTCGAACGGCAACATCCGGCTGATGGTCGACGTCGCGAAACGCGCGGGGCTGCCGTGGGATGCGATCCTCGGCGCGGAAGTCGTGCGCGCGTACAAGCCGTCGCCGCAGGTGTACAGCGATACCGTCGAGATTCTCGGCATCGAGCCGGCCGAGCTGTGCCTGGTCGCCGCGCACAACGGCGATCTCGCGGCCGCACGCCGGCAGGGGCTGTCGACCGCGTTCGTGCTGCGGCCGACCGAACACGGGCCCGGCCAGACGACCGACCTGCGAGCCGTTGATCAGTGGGACTTCGACGTCAAGGACCTGAACGAACTCGCGGACCGGCTGGGCTGCCCGGGTTGA
- a CDS encoding putative bifunctional diguanylate cyclase/phosphodiesterase — translation MNTEPQSSRYSLGLAAEVLASEQSVLRLITRNTPLPELLVEVCRRAEALLGDGASCTILLLDIDGVHVHVGAAPSLPRQYSAAIEGATIGPVAGSCGTAMYLRRMVVVEDIETDPLWADYRAVALPLGLRACWSVPFLDDAGAVLGAFAVYHRMPRRPSDEETELLRDIGNSVGLAVHQDRIARQLARSEEHHRLVVNSLNEGILVVSRDGVVVASNPSANRMMRVKGDLVGRRLSTVILRKLREDGTPIAPDDWPSRRALETATPMLDYTVGFGLADGDTIWVRGNAVPIVRPGETQADSVLVSFNDIGPVREAQQQLRYLATRDALTGLYNRRWLGDRMRELFGGHDAAGGPARVAILFIDLVGFKKVNDTAGHDAGDALLRSVAARLAACGGGQHALTRVGGDEFVILVDDCDDPDKLAVLAREVIDAIAKPFAIANNEYWLGVSIGISVAPRDGDDAVTLMRNADSAMYDAKQRGRNHFTFFTAQLNLRLQRRFAIEQSLRRALASDMLRLAYQPVVDARSGRTVGAEALLRWTSPELGPMSPAEFIPVAEDTGQIVAIGQWVLETACRQAAEWRRTIAPDLVLAVNLSPRQFHEGLVESVGRCLAQTRLDPSALELEITEGLLMNDTDTVLPMLEALTDMNVRISVDDFGTGYSSLAYLKRFPLHNLKVDRSFVSGVPDHHDSVAITQAVVAMAHSLGMKVTAEGVETQAQSWFLQQIGCDMQQGYLFSRPLDPSDYARRLGAA, via the coding sequence TTGAATACCGAACCGCAAAGTTCTCGTTACAGTCTCGGGCTCGCGGCGGAAGTGCTAGCGTCCGAGCAAAGCGTGCTGAGGCTGATCACGCGCAACACACCGCTGCCGGAGCTGCTCGTCGAAGTCTGCCGGCGCGCCGAGGCTTTGCTCGGCGACGGTGCGTCGTGCACGATCCTGCTGCTCGATATCGACGGCGTGCACGTGCACGTCGGCGCCGCGCCGTCGCTGCCCCGACAGTACAGCGCGGCGATCGAAGGCGCGACGATCGGGCCGGTGGCCGGCTCGTGCGGCACGGCGATGTACCTGCGCCGGATGGTCGTCGTCGAAGACATCGAAACCGATCCCCTGTGGGCCGACTATCGTGCGGTTGCGCTGCCGCTGGGCCTGCGCGCGTGCTGGTCGGTGCCGTTCCTCGACGACGCGGGCGCCGTGCTGGGCGCGTTCGCCGTCTATCACCGCATGCCGCGCCGGCCGAGCGACGAGGAAACCGAACTGCTGCGCGACATCGGCAACAGCGTCGGCCTCGCGGTGCACCAGGACCGGATCGCGCGACAGCTCGCGCGCAGCGAGGAACATCACAGGCTCGTGGTCAACAGCCTGAACGAAGGGATCCTCGTCGTGTCGCGCGATGGCGTCGTGGTCGCGAGCAACCCGAGTGCGAACCGGATGATGCGCGTGAAGGGCGACCTCGTCGGCCGCAGGCTGTCGACGGTGATCCTGCGTAAGCTGCGCGAGGACGGCACGCCGATCGCGCCCGACGACTGGCCGAGCCGGCGCGCGCTCGAAACGGCCACGCCGATGCTCGACTACACGGTCGGTTTCGGCCTGGCGGACGGCGACACCATCTGGGTGCGCGGCAACGCGGTGCCGATCGTGAGGCCGGGCGAAACGCAGGCCGACTCGGTGCTCGTGTCATTCAACGACATCGGCCCCGTGCGCGAAGCGCAGCAGCAGCTGCGCTACCTGGCGACCCGCGATGCGCTGACGGGCCTCTACAACCGCCGCTGGCTCGGCGACCGCATGCGCGAGCTGTTCGGCGGCCACGATGCGGCGGGCGGGCCCGCGCGCGTCGCGATCCTGTTCATCGATCTCGTCGGCTTCAAGAAGGTCAACGACACGGCCGGCCACGACGCGGGCGACGCGCTGCTGCGCAGCGTCGCGGCGCGGCTCGCGGCGTGCGGAGGCGGGCAGCATGCGCTCACGCGCGTCGGCGGCGACGAGTTCGTGATCCTCGTCGACGACTGCGACGATCCCGACAAGCTCGCGGTGCTCGCGCGCGAGGTGATCGACGCGATCGCGAAGCCGTTCGCGATCGCGAACAACGAATACTGGCTCGGCGTGTCGATCGGGATCAGCGTCGCGCCGCGCGACGGCGACGATGCCGTCACGTTGATGCGCAACGCGGATTCGGCGATGTACGACGCGAAGCAGCGAGGCCGCAACCACTTCACGTTCTTCACCGCGCAGCTCAACCTGCGGCTGCAGCGCCGCTTCGCGATCGAGCAGTCGCTGCGGCGCGCGCTCGCGTCGGACATGCTGCGGCTCGCGTATCAGCCCGTCGTCGACGCGCGCAGCGGCCGCACCGTCGGCGCCGAGGCGCTGCTGCGCTGGACGAGCCCCGAGCTCGGGCCGATGTCGCCGGCGGAGTTCATTCCGGTCGCGGAAGATACGGGGCAGATCGTCGCGATCGGCCAGTGGGTGCTCGAAACCGCGTGCCGGCAGGCGGCCGAATGGCGCCGCACGATCGCGCCCGACCTGGTGCTGGCCGTCAACCTGTCGCCGCGGCAGTTCCACGAAGGCCTCGTCGAGTCGGTCGGTCGCTGCCTCGCGCAGACGCGGCTCGATCCGTCCGCGCTCGAGCTCGAGATTACAGAAGGACTGCTGATGAACGACACGGACACCGTGCTGCCGATGCTCGAGGCGCTCACGGACATGAACGTGCGCATCTCGGTCGACGATTTCGGCACCGGCTATTCGTCGCTCGCGTACCTGAAGCGCTTTCCGCTGCACAACCTGAAGGTCGACCGCTCGTTCGTGTCGGGCGTGCCCGATCATCACGATTCGGTGGCGATCACGCAGGCCGTCGTCGCGATGGCGCATTCGCTCGGGATGAAGGTCACGGCCGAAGGGGTCGAGACGCAGGCGCAGTCGTGGTTCCTGCAGCAGATCGGCTGCGACATGCAGCAGGGCTACCTGTTCAGCCGCCCGCTGGACCCGAGCGACTACGCGCGCCGGCTCGGCGCCGCGTGA
- a CDS encoding hydrolase produces MASEPVRDPANDHLLTPQNAAFIVIDYQPVQVNSIASMDRQLLINNIVGASKAAVAYNLPIVHSTVNVKTGLNKPPIPQLRAALEGYPTYDRTSVNSWEDVEFRKAVEATGRKKLIMTALWTEACLTFPALDALKAGYEVYVVVDAVGGTSVAAHEAALRRIEQAGGQMISVAQLFCELQRDWARSATVPAFINLFIETGGTAGIQFSYDKT; encoded by the coding sequence ATGGCAAGCGAACCGGTTCGCGACCCCGCGAACGACCACCTGCTCACCCCGCAGAACGCGGCGTTCATCGTCATCGATTACCAGCCGGTCCAGGTGAACTCCATCGCGTCGATGGATCGCCAACTGCTGATCAACAACATCGTCGGCGCGTCGAAGGCGGCCGTCGCGTACAACCTGCCGATCGTCCACTCGACCGTGAACGTGAAGACGGGCCTGAACAAGCCGCCGATCCCGCAGCTGCGCGCGGCGCTCGAAGGCTATCCGACCTACGACCGCACCAGCGTCAACTCGTGGGAGGACGTCGAATTCCGCAAGGCCGTCGAAGCGACCGGCCGCAAGAAACTGATCATGACCGCGCTGTGGACCGAAGCGTGCCTGACGTTCCCGGCGCTCGACGCGCTGAAGGCCGGTTATGAGGTGTACGTGGTCGTCGATGCGGTCGGCGGCACGTCGGTCGCCGCGCACGAAGCCGCGCTGCGCCGCATCGAGCAGGCCGGTGGCCAGATGATCAGCGTCGCGCAGCTGTTCTGCGAACTGCAGCGCGACTGGGCGCGCAGCGCCACCGTGCCGGCGTTCATCAACCTGTTCATCGAAACCGGCGGCACCGCGGGCATCCAGTTCTCGTACGACAAGACCTGA
- a CDS encoding LysR substrate-binding domain-containing protein yields MDDLNDLYYFVKVVEHGGFTQAGRALDVPKSTLSRRIAALEAKYDVRLLQRTTRHFTVTETGREFHERCLAVLVEADAAREVIERRHAEPRGVVRVSCPTALLEYRVSELVARFMAIHPQVQVHLEATNRRVDLLSEGFDLALRVRFPPLEDSDLVMRVLADSPQRLVAAPHWLDGRAPLSDPAALAGAPSLDWGPARHHVWQLVGPNGEHAQLRHHPRFVTDDMHALRDAAIHGVGIVQLPCMVVEDDLRDGTLVDVLPGWAPKGGVVHAVFPSRRGLLPRVRLLIDFLAEHIRKD; encoded by the coding sequence ATGGATGACCTGAACGACCTCTACTATTTCGTGAAGGTGGTCGAACACGGCGGGTTCACGCAGGCCGGGCGCGCGCTGGACGTGCCGAAATCGACACTGAGCCGGCGCATCGCCGCGCTGGAAGCGAAGTACGACGTGCGGCTGCTGCAGCGTACGACGCGTCATTTCACCGTCACGGAAACCGGACGCGAATTCCATGAGCGCTGCCTCGCGGTGCTGGTCGAGGCCGACGCCGCGCGCGAGGTGATCGAGCGCCGGCACGCGGAGCCGCGCGGCGTCGTCCGCGTCAGTTGCCCGACCGCGCTGCTCGAATATCGCGTGAGCGAACTGGTCGCGCGCTTCATGGCGATTCATCCGCAGGTGCAGGTGCATCTCGAGGCGACGAACCGCCGCGTCGACCTGCTGAGCGAAGGGTTCGACCTCGCGCTGCGGGTGCGCTTCCCGCCGCTGGAGGACAGCGATCTCGTGATGCGCGTGCTCGCCGACAGCCCGCAGCGGCTGGTGGCCGCGCCGCACTGGCTGGACGGGCGCGCGCCGCTGTCGGACCCGGCCGCGCTGGCCGGCGCGCCGAGTCTCGACTGGGGGCCGGCGCGGCATCACGTGTGGCAGCTGGTCGGGCCGAACGGCGAGCATGCGCAGTTGCGCCATCATCCGCGCTTCGTCACGGACGACATGCACGCGTTGCGCGATGCGGCGATTCACGGCGTCGGCATCGTGCAGCTGCCGTGCATGGTCGTCGAGGACGATCTGCGCGACGGCACGCTGGTCGACGTGCTGCCCGGCTGGGCGCCGAAGGGCGGCGTGGTGCACGCGGTGTTTCCGTCGCGGCGCGGGCTGCTGCCGCGCGTGCGGCTGCTGATCGATTTCCTGGCCGAACACATCCGGAAGGATTGA